Genomic segment of Candidatus Zixiibacteriota bacterium:
CTGAGTAAATCCATTTCGTTATGAGTGAATCGCGGTATGTAGCCGTCTTGACCAACCAGCATGCACACACCGCGTTTAGCAAGCTCAGCAACGATGACGCACCCTACTTCAAAAAGCGCTGTAAAAATCGGTCTGAATTTCTCGGGTTCCTTATCACTGTAAACCTCTGGTTTTTCCGAGTAAAACTTGAAAACGTTCAGTGTAGGACATATGAGAGTACGAGACTCCACTATCATGTCAGCCAATTCGCTCAGCTTCGAAATCAAAATGGATTCGACATCCATTGATAAGAGTTTCTGCACCAGAGCATTTTGAGCTTCAGGAGATTCATGCTTCACGCCATCATGTTCCTTTTTCAGTTCATCCTTTAATGCCGAATACCATAATGACTTGGCATGTTCAAAACACCGGATACCCAGGTCAATTCCCTTTTCAACAGTAATTACCTGGAAAAAAGTGGGACCGGGGTCACAGGTAACGGGCAAACGTGAAAGTCCTGCTTGATCTACAAGCGACTTAAGCACTTCATCCTCAAACCTCCCGAACGCCTTGATGCAGGCCACGCCATCTTTCACCAGGGATTCTACTATGTCCTGAGCATCTTGTGCAGACTTCATTGCCACTGTCCAGCCCGGCCAGCGCTCATTCATCTGCTGCGCCCGTAGTGGTGGCATTTCCAACATAGGGCCTGCGTAGAAGATATCCGGGCCCGCCCCAGCACCTGACGATGCCGTTTCTCTCAGATCTTTTAGGATGTTCACTGGACCACCTAGGTCTCTTATCTGCGTTACCCCCCGACCGACGAAATCGGACAGTACAAGCTTATCCAGTTGTCCCTGTTGAAATTGCCGCCCTATTTCGCATTCCTCAAATATCTCTTTCTGCACTTCATCTGGCTGATTTATAAGGGCAGCCAGATGAGTATGGCAATCGAACAGCCCTGGGATGATGAATTTATCGTGACAGTTCAGTTCCTGAACGCCGCAGTACTCCTGGTTGATGTTCTTACGAATTTCCTGTATCTGTGTGTCGATGATTAGCAAATCCAGCGGCTCGCGTACTTCACCCAACATGGTATCAACGATTCTTGCACACTTTAGTAGTAGCGGTCGATGCATCTGTTTATATCCCTCGATCCTTAAGAATACTCATGACTCAATTATCATAGAATATATCATCGGATTTGATAATTTCCAACACAAAAAGTCCGGTTTTCCGGCGGGGTTTCACAATATCAAAACGGGGACGACGAGACTTTCTGCAAACTTTTATCTCTTTCGAGTTCCCGGTAGAATTACACTATACAAGAATCTCTGGAAGCCGTTGGAAGACAATTAAATATCTATAAGCTTGTCAAAGTCGGGCCACCAGTCAGTAACAATGATGAGATATTATATTGCAACTCTAAAAAATCAAGAAGAATCTTTATGGTTGTTTTCGACCTGTAAGAAACTCACACTCAAAGAAACACGACAGACTTGAAAACCGAAAAGGTGAAAGGTCATAATCGCCTATCAACTTGTAAATCTATCCGGATTTGCGTAAATTAAATATTGACCATGCCTGTCCACTATTCAGCATGGCATCCTTCCATATCTGGTAGTGTGCCTTCCTTTTATTCATAAGTATTTGCGCATGTTCTTTTGCTTCACGGGCGAACTTCTCTATATCGTCAACCTTAATGTTACTAGTGTAAACGAATATTCCGTTCTTTCTCCACTCAGATTTTTCAATTTCTATCGTCTGAAGGGCAATTTGAAGCGCTTGTTCGTTCAAATACTTGTAATAAAGAAGGTAACGTCGCGTTAAACGGGATAGTGCTGTTTTCTGTGAATCCTCCCGCTGCGGAATCGATGGGTCTTTGTGGTCTACAAAGGCCTTTGGAACAACTGTAGCACGAGCTCCAACCAAAACCAGTTTTACCGAGAGGTCAAGGCAGGTCTCCGGCTCATTAGCAAACTGTGAGTCCCATATGTGCCATTTCATTCCGTTCAGGTTATAGATTCGCTCTATCGCCTTCCAGCTTACAACCGCACTATTTGCACAGGGACCAGGCTGTAGCTTATTGTTGATAATTCCACGATAAACGTAAACGAACGGCTTACCTCTACTAAACACATGACCAGAATAACTCTTCCCAGTCATACTGTCCCTTACTGTGCTGATGAGAACATCACAATTCATTTGTGAATCAATCGCATTCAGCATAGAAGATAGCCATGAGTCGCAAACGAAAGTATCATCGTCTAGGAATCCAACGTACAGGGGAGGGGACTTACTTAGAAATTCAAGGGCTTTATTTCGGTTCGACTCATTGCCGGAATCAGCATCCTTTTTTTGATTCGACTCATTGCTGGCATTACCATCCTGTTTTAGAGGAAGGATTTCCATTCCATTAGATTCAGCTAAAGTAACTAACCGTTTATAAGATTTTCCCCACGGAATAAAAATGACACGAATATCCGAATTACTACGGAGCTTACTATAGCTGCGCCCGAGCCATAATTGGAACAGTTCCACTTTACCAGAGGCAACTATGATTGCAAGTTTCTTAGTCATAATGTTAAGCTTCTTCGTTACATCAATTGCATGACAAATACAGGCTTTAATAGACTTATTGAATTTATTCGGAAGGATCAGCCAGGCAATAACTTCAATGAATGACCTATTCTAAATTAACTTGGCATTTATATAGCTAATTTCCATTGATCAAAATCACTTTTTTATTCAACATTAGTTCCGCATACTGCTTTCCATCCATAGGACATCTCAATAGATCATCAAGTTCCTTTAAAGAATCAAGAAACAATTGATTTTTGATCCTTTTCAAAAGATTAATCTCATAATCTTCATAGCCAGTTCCAGTCGAAATTTTGGTTCTGATTCTGGTCTTTTTCCCTTTATAGAAAAAATACCAAAATCTATGATCTCTACCCTCTTCTTTTACAAACCCCTTTTCTACAAGAGATTTTTCTATTTTATTTCTCGGAATTGGCTTCATGCAGACTCGAATGTGCTAATAACAGATTCATACTCTTTCAATAATTGACGAGCATCTTGAGTAAGATCTTTGGGGGGGGGGAATTTTTATAAGAAAGATAGTCATGTATGAAGAACTCGGAGAAATCTTTTAAAGCTTCTTCTTTAGTAAAACCAGAACCAAAGATATTAAATTTAACATTTTGAAAAAAGAATAGACCATTCTCTTTAGAGAGTTCAACTTCTAAAATGTATTCATCCTTGAAAAAAATCTTCCCTTCACTACTTTTTAATTCATCCAGATAATACTTAGATGGAATTCTACCTCTGGAATCTGACTCTGTTTCTGGTGAAATTTGCTCTTTAATACCGTCAACAAATCTCATGTAATCATGAACATCCGCAAGCATGTCAAATAAGAGCTTTTGACCTAATATGGCTTGAATTTTCTGTGAACCAGGTACATACTTATGCGGTTTAAGATTGTAAGAAGTTGAGAACTGAGTATCAAGTGACATAGTTATCACTCCATATCCATAATTTTCTTGTAATGTTCCGCTATCAAATCTTCAAAAATCTGTTTAGTGTATTTGTGAGATTCGTCTATATATGTTTCAATCTTTGTAAACTCCAAATCTCTTTCAAAGAAATAATCAAAATCAATGACTATTACTTCAGTTTCCTTCTCATCCTGTAACTTTCTATATTGAATAAGTATTCTAAGAGAACCTTTTCCCAATTTTATAAACAAAACAGTATGTAGATAATCATATGCTTCTGGAATTGACTTTGGAGTTTTATACCCAAAATTCAAAAATTTCTCTATTGGGATCACTCCGTTTTCTCTCAAAATAGGAATATGATTTACATATCTCAACCCTGTTCTATGAAGTTGCCGAATATTGAACTTTTCAGCAAATAATCCCAAATAATGCAACGCTTCTTCTTTAAACAGACTAAACCCTAAATATTTATAACGATGGAATGAGCATTTATTGACAGAAAACTGAATCCCCTCTTCCCTATTGTTATCTCTAAAGAGGTAATTTCTCAAGGGATAAGGTTCTGGCGAGTCTACAAGTGGCAAGTTAATTTCAGGGAATTCACCTCGAATTTGATTGTACTATTCATCCTTTCTACATTCTATTGCAAGTTCAGGAGGGAATCTGATTTCAAAAACTGATTCAACAAGAGGTGGATTTTTGTATAATTTGCTCATGTTTCACCTTATTTATAATATTACGATTATACCTACTCAAAAACGGGGCCGACGAGACTCGAACTCGCGACCTCCTGCGTGACAGGCAGGCGTTCTAACCAAACTGAACTACGACCCCGGGAAAATGCAGTGATTGAGTGATTGGTGATAAGGTGATTAGTCTTTTAATCACTTTTTCACTCTATCACTTTATCACTGTCTTTCTTGGGCGGTACAGGGATCGAACCTGTGACCTTCTGCGTGTAAGGCAGACGCTCTAAACCAGCTGAGCTAACCGCCCGAGCTTATGCCAGTTAATAGTTGATAGTTCTTGGTTTTTAGTCTAT
This window contains:
- a CDS encoding amidohydrolase family protein, whose product is MLGEVREPLDLLIIDTQIQEIRKNINQEYCGVQELNCHDKFIIPGLFDCHTHLAALINQPDEVQKEIFEECEIGRQFQQGQLDKLVLSDFVGRGVTQIRDLGGPVNILKDLRETASSGAGAGPDIFYAGPMLEMPPLRAQQMNERWPGWTVAMKSAQDAQDIVESLVKDGVACIKAFGRFEDEVLKSLVDQAGLSRLPVTCDPGPTFFQVITVEKGIDLGIRCFEHAKSLWYSALKDELKKEHDGVKHESPEAQNALVQKLLSMDVESILISKLSELADMIVESRTLICPTLNVFKFYSEKPEVYSDKEPEKFRPIFTALFEVGCVIVAELAKRGVCMLVGQDGYIPRFTHNEMDLLSQSGVRTIEILRGATCYPARWLGVDDKYGSIAVGKKANLVILNENPIEDIRNIRSIFAVLRGGEIVTGSE
- a CDS encoding TIGR04255 family protein, producing MPLVDSPEPYPLRNYLFRDNNREEGIQFSVNKCSFHRYKYLGFSLFKEEALHYLGLFAEKFNIRQLHRTGLRYVNHIPILRENGVIPIEKFLNFGYKTPKSIPEAYDYLHTVLFIKLGKGSLRILIQYRKLQDEKETEVIVIDFDYFFERDLEFTKIETYIDESHKYTKQIFEDLIAEHYKKIMDME